ttagaactaaatttgtacaattacaatatgtttaggcttttttgataattctcccgATTTAACGAGCATGACATaacattgtgaaaaaaaaaaactattaccTTAGAGCTACTCTCCTACCACAATTCGCCACCCTTGGCTTACTAGTTACTTGTATTGGTCAAAAGGATGCTGTCTACGACTAATTAAGAATCGATTGCTGACTTTATTTTCTTGGCCAACGTATCATGCAACAAGCGGGGTTCTCTAAAACCcctgtttatttcgcgaaaaactataaattgaaaaatatgttcTTTGAAAAATGGTTGCTTCTATCGCTACAATagttagtcaataaaaaaaatttcaatactTGTAACCATTCGTGTCTAAATATCTTTTTGAAAGATGAAAATGttatttgtttattcatttttacaagagatacatgcgatcatttttaagaaaatattttccaaatcgtttatttttcgctaaacaaacaaagcctaaatGTCCAATGATTGGATTGAAAAATAATGTGTGCGTTTGGGTACTAGAAATCTAATCGAAGGTAAATGAATAAGTCTGATTAGTCACAAGACGAAAAGCGTGAAGTTCTTTAGCTCTTTGGGTCTACTTGTTTCGAGACAAATGAATGGCTTACAAAGCATTTTTTATGGAGATAATTGGTAATATCGTTTGGAATAactagtcaataaaaaaaatattttcattattgagaacaatatatttctgaatatttttgtggatgataaaaatatttttcgttcgcTCATTTTTGTGAGCGATATAAGCGACTATTTTTAGTGAGAAATGGATTTTCTACGAAATAAATGGGCCCTTGGAATTAGTTTCATCACGTAACAAGTGGATTTTTGGCCTGTGTGGAAGCATTTCGGTTCCCAGAGATAATTTACGAGTAGAagtgattttttcaaattctgttctcgggaatagagaagtagattttttttttttcgcttcttatttctatttcaaatctaTTCGCTGGCCACGGATCTGTTCTCGAGAAGAGAAAAACCAAACCGaagttaccaaatagattttttctctttttctgttcccggaaaCGAACGAAGAGGAACCAGAAAAACAGAAGCAATTTACCAAACATGCCCTTATTTTGcagttttctcaaaattaaaaagattaaaaaagagagagaaaaaaaaattaataatgggCTTAGAAGAGccagagaaaatgaaaaagaacaacATCAGCCCAAGCCCAGAATGCCGAAGCTCCTTCGGCGGGCGCCCACTCTGGTACGGACtcttctcccctctctctctctctctcttccctgaTATTACCAAACAGTGAGTGGCTAAGAGCGATGAGTCGTCGTCTCTAATATCTGCGCGCGAGCGAGGTGAGAGAATGTTGACTTCTACTTCCACTTGAAGGGGCGAGCCGAACTCCAACGTACAGGACGCGGCGGAGCGATCATGAATCCTCCGAGTACCGGCGGCTCGGGTGCGCCGCCTCTGGAGTGGAAGCTCTGCCAGGTGTTCGGCGAGCGATCTCCCGCAGAGGAAGTTCCCGGCGGTGAGTCGCTTCCTTTAGGTTGTTTCGTCTTTTTGAGTGGGCGAGAGTTGTCCGACGACGGACTCTCCCCGTCTTGTGACTATCGCGTGGGGGAAATGGAAAACGATCGCGTGCGGTTTGATTGCTTTAGCTCGTGTAAGCTGGTTTCAGTACCGTGTCAGGGATTTTGAAGTTCTCGCCGACGGAATCCGAGGAATCAAAAGGGTGTAACTCATACGTTTGATATTTGATATCACTTGCGACGGAATAGGATTTTTTATGCTGTCAGTTTCTGGACGTTCTTGCAGATGACGTCATATCTTCGGTTGAGTTCGATAAGACCGGGAATCACCTTGCTGTCGGCGACCGTGGTGGCCGTGTCATCATGTTCAAGAGAAAGGACGGAAAAGATGTGAGCGATGCGTCCTCTCTTTGAACTGGCACGATCTTCCTGACCTTTTTACTGCTTCGTTAATAGATTACTCATGCTTCGAATCAGCGCCATCTTCGGAGTCAGTTGGAGCGGTTGGATTCTGGCTTCACATGGCAGCCCGAGTATCAGTACATGACTGAATTTCAGAGTCACGAGCCTGAGGTGGGGCTGACTCTTCATTCTCGGGGGTTGGATAATTCTCATTTGTGCACTATTTGAAGATTTATTGTAGTTCTGaagtccttttttcttttgtcttttttatatCTCTCTTTAGTTCGATTATTTGAAGAGCCtggaaattgaagagaaaatcaATAAAGTTAAATGGTGTCCAATGCCCAATGGATCCCTTTTCATGCTTTCGACCAATGACAAGACGATTAAACTCTGGAAGGTATGGTTATAGCTGGTCAGCAAGGCCttccattttccattcttcaaaTTCTTGAGATATGTTCTTAAAATCTTGTAATTCACATGACAGTTAAATCTGATGCCCTAAGTATGTACTCATTCATTTGTTTCGTTTGGATGGGATGAATTCAAAAGAGGGGAAATGACTTAGTCAATGGCTAgggaaaagtaaagaaaaaaaaaagattagatctTATTGATATACTTTATTCTGAGGAACATGCTTATGGAGTTACGGTACATTTACCCTCAACAATCTCTTGAAACAGATAGACGAAACACTTGATCATTGAAAATTTACAAGAACATAAGGAGAGGAAAAGCATAGGACAGTGGCTGCTAAGTTCCAAAAACCTTGTGAGAGAGAACCGAAAGAATGATTCCTTGCTCATCTGATAAATAATGTCTCCGGGCATATTTCTGTATTGTGATAACATGAACAGTTTGGATCGGGCATATTTCTGTATTGCGATAACATGTACAGTTTGGATGTTCCATAATTTATCAGATGAACAGGGAATCATTCTTTCGGTTCTTTCTCACGAGGTTTTTGGAACTTATCAGTCAATCCTAGAAGCTTTTCCTCTCCATATGTTCTTGTAAATTTTTCAATGATCAAGTGTTTCGTCTATCTGTTTCAAGAGATTGTTGAGAGTAAATGTACTCTAACTCCATGAGCATGGTCGTCAGATTATAGTATATCAATGAGGAAAGATGTGAGGAAATAGGCAGTGGCTAAATAGACATTTAATACTTGTTGCTTGAGGTTATCTGCATATGCATCTATAATTGTtgataattgtaattttttaagGCCTTCTTGGCTACCTTTTCTTACaccatttttgcattttcattcGATTGTTCTCCTATTCGAGCTTAGATGCATGCTTTTGGCTGTCCAATTTGTTCCGTTTTGTTATTTTTCAAGCCAGGTAAAGGAACGTAAGATGAAGAAAGTGAGAGAAAAGCATCTCAATCCATATATTTGTCCAGAGAATGCAGTATTGGCAGAAAGAAGTTACTTGAGTGATCAAGAGAATATTAATTTTGACAATGGCTATCATGCTGAATTGACAGAGAAAATAGCTCTGCAAAAGTTGCCTCTGCATGAACTTCCGGGGGTATGTACTAGTGTAGATTTGCTGCTTTTCCCAACCTTATTATTCAAGTGATGGGATAATAACATGTGTTGATGCAAAACTAGATTGCTGATAATAGCGATGATGCTTTTGCACGATGCCGAAAGATTTACGCTCGTGCTCATGATTTCAACATAAACTCAGTTTCGAATAACAGGTAATGATGGTTATTTTGTTCTGTCAGTTGAATAGGTCACATTAGAACTTGCTGCATAATGCCAGTAGAGCATGGGTTTCCAACTGGCTGTTCCATAAAGGATTTAACAATGAAGAGATCTCCTCTGTGCCTAGTCCTTCTTCAACACATGACAAGTCCCTAAGTACATGCATCTCTAGTCATTTACACCATTTTATACTAGGTCATTCTATAGGGGAAGGTGAAGGTCGGGTTGCTCAACGTTTCCTTAAAACTTGCTTTTCTTGTTACAGTTGTGGAAGGCAAGCAACCAAACCGACATTTAACAATTTCTTGTCTTATAATCTCTCTGCAGTGATGGCGAGACCTTTATTTCTGCTGATGACCTTAGAATTAATTTGTGGAACATGGAGATCAGTAGTCAATGTTTCAATATAGTTGACATAAAACCAACGAATATGGAGGATTTGACTGGTAATTTCAGTGCCTTGCTCGCTGAAAAATTCTTTACTTCTGCCTGTTGTTATTTTGTGAGCACTTGCATCTGTTGCGCAGAGGTGATAACTTCAGCTCAGTTCCATCCGGTTCACTGTAATCTGCTTGCTTACAGCAGTTCAAGAGGTTTTATCCGTTTAGTTGATATGCGGCAATCAGCCATATGTGATCATAGTGCAAGGATGTGAGTGTCGGCCAACTATGTTGTTTGATTTTTGAGGTCCATTGTGCATTTATATCGTAAGTTTTCTTGTCATCTGCACATGTTCTTGTTCCGATACCTGGCATCAAAAGCTTAAATATACAGCTTACAGGATGGAGAACAGTGTGGttctaaatcatttttcacAGAGATCATTGCATCAATCTCAGACATAAAATTTGCAGCTGATGGCCGGTACCTTATGAGTCGTGATTACTTAAACTTAAAGGTAAGCTAATTTTCATGGATTTATTTTGCTTGAGCTATTGTAACATCCCTGAACagccaaaaaaagaagctaagaaaaaagaatcaatgcACACACACGCACAAGGAGATGGGAAGTTGCAGGGTTGGTTTCTGTTCCTCTATTCAAtgataagagaaaaataaaataatcaagtcTGTTAGTCAATTATATCTCTGTCCTTTGGGATTTAAATAAATCATTGTCTCAATTAATGGGACTTCTCTAAAATATCTTTCTCCCCTTAGTTGAAGTATTGCTGACAATAAAAGGTCTCTATAGATTGTTGAAGGATTCTATGTGATCCATAGTTGTTATTTGATCTCTTTAAAGCAGAACAAAGTGCTTTTGATTTGGTTCTCCTGCTTTACTATCGCAAGTTGTGTACATTGGAGAAGCAACGTGTCCATTAAGAGAATGCTAAAATGTAGGGTTAGAGTTAAGAACATTTTACTTTCTTGGCTTGCAGTACGAACACGCTCCATTGACTCTTATTACAGAATGTAGGGTTATAGTTAAGAACATTTTACTTTCTTGGCTTGCAGTACAAACACGCTCCATGACTCTTGTTACAGAAAACCATTAGAAAATAAATCCCCAGTTCCTTGACATGGTGGTGGACAGGGTCATATGTGTCTATTGGAATTCAGTGAACAAAAAATTTCCTTGAGTATTTAACTGATgctttatgctttatttgaagAAATGACGTATCTATTTAAGAACATTGACTGCTGAAACCTCACGGCTGAGGCCACTTTCTGTGTGCTTCATTATCTTGCTTTTATTCTGTGGTATTTTAACCATGAAATTCTATTGATTTGACTATTGTTTCTTTCTCTACTGCTTTCTGAACATGTTCAAATAGCTTTGGGATTTGCATATGGGTTCTAAACCAGTTGCAACATTCAAAGTTCATGAGCATCTTCACACAAGGGTAAGCACATATCACATGATGGTCAATCTAGTAAGATCTGTTCATCGTGATATGTTTGATAGCTATCTTTGCACGTGGCAGTTGTTATGTTTTTGTCCCTTTAGTTTACGGCAAGTAATTTTCAGCATAAAGAGTTATTGTTATCACTTATCGGTAACAGAGTAAGAAGAGtactcttccttttttttttttatttgtagcTTCCTTAGTTAAAGTCATAAAGAACTTCAATTGTACCTATATGCACTTTTTCATATTTGGATTTCCGAGAAATCATGCTCTGGTCAAATCTGATACTATGGCCTTGTTGATATTATGGACAATAAGTTTTGTATGAGTGAATAGATCATTGGTGGCAAGTCACATGGTCGATGCAGTACTAGAATCCTGATATAATTGATGTGCAAGCTGAAGCTCTCTTAGTAACCTGTCAGTCCAGCTCAATTCTCTCTATAAGACTGTAGTCTCTATTGGCAGCTACTCTAGCACAGCATGAGTATTTCCTTTCATCTTTACAACTGCTAAATTTAAACAGCACTTGTCTGTTTCAAAGCCACATTCTCAATGTTTTCCATGCAGAAGGTATTAGATGTCATACATGATATGAGTACTATTGACTAGGTCGTCTCTGGAAGTAGGGTCTTATTTATCTTAACAGGAGGTACAGTCTGGCTATCGAGTTGATTGAGAATTCTTGCATTAAGTTGTTATCAGACATTCCGGCATCAATTACATCTTCTATCATTGCTGCTTTTCCTTGTCTTTCCACTTCAACAGTTCAAATTCCAACACGATCGATCTCCTTATCTACATATATGAGGAGGCCTCTTTGTAGATACCGTGGTTAAGAAGTCTGTTTTCAACTTCTTTGTGTCATTTCTACATTAAGGTCGCTAACCGTTGAATTTATTTTCAACAGCTGTCTGATTTGTATGACAATGACTCCATATTCGATAAATTTGACTGCTGCCTAAGTGGAGACGGGCTTCATTTTGCCACTGGTTCATATAGGTTTGCCCTGTCACTAAGCAGTTGCATTTGCAGTCCTGTAGATACTATTTTGCAggcttagttttttttttttttggtttctcccACTTTTATTTGACAATACATAATCTTAAATTTTCAGCTATCTCCTACGCATTTTTTCTCAAGGTTTTGGGAGTGAAGAAGGGGTCACGGTTGGTTCTCGTAAAAATCCGAGCAGGTTGGTTGGTCTGTTGTTTCCCCTCGTTATTATATCATCTCTGCATAGTTTCTGGAAATAGAAAATTATCTGCTCCCCTGCTACTCTAAAACGCTGCTAGAGTTTGTCTTCACTAAAGGAGGCTTTATCCTGGGGTTAACTATTCTGGTTGATATTTGTCAAACGTTCTTAGCAACAGTTGACTTTATGGATGGCCAACTAAGAGATCTTGAATATTTCTGCATGCACTGGCTGACAGTGAGTCCTTTGCCATCACTTGTCTCAATGTGCTAGCCTATCATTCCAATAATGGCCTGAATAAGATATGCCTTCACGTTTgggaggtgaaattttggggtGGGTGTGGAAAAgggggttttgaaatttttgggagagagaaatgagagggaaaatttgaaatttgaccaTTTTCCTTACCATCTCACATTCCACATCTTCCCAAACATAGCTAGTTAAACGAGGTGtactcttcgaccaaaaaaaaaaagaggtgtcCTCTCTAGTAGCTGCTAAGGATAGTAATAGCAGAAGACGATGCCGAGTTAGGTAAAAAGCAGATTGGAAACTTGGCAAATGCCAGTTCGTCGCCCTTGAGACTGATTTTGTGCACATCTGAGCTAGCATCTCCGAACTAGCATCTGCTAATTCTACATTTCCAATCTTTCCGACAGGTCATCTCTGCCTGCTGCTCCAAGGTCGAGGAGGTCATCAATAAGCAACTTAGCGCGTGGGTTTTACCGGCAAGGTCCGACTTTAATAAATACTTTTTAGACATGTTAAAAGCTTTTAGGTTCTCCATCCGTGTCGTCTCAATCTCTCTTCATACTTTTGCAGCGCACGAAAATTCGAGCTCATTTGCCATTGATACTCCTTGTGACCTGAAGCAGAAGTTGCTGCATTTGGCATGGCATCCAACTGAAAATCTGATTGCTTGCGCTGCTGGCAGCAGCCTGTTCATGTACTGTGCATGAACTCCTTTGACCATCAGGAAGCAGCGAAAGAGAAGATCTTGTTTCATCAATACCTCAGGAGGTTGGTTCTTCCGTTCTGGTCCCACGTCCAATATTGACTCGTCATTTATTTGGCAGCGTCCCCGGTCCCAAGGACCTGCACGGGGTCGTGAGTTTTGTGTGTGTGCTGTAATTAGCTGCATGCGTTGGTGTTTGGGTACGCTAGTGTAGGAAAAGCTAGAACTGGAACTCGTTCTCGGTCGGCACATGAGCGGCGAGATTGCGTAATTTGCAGTCTCAATTGTATAATCCCTTCACTGACCGAGGGAACCATAAAAGTGGCACCTTGCTGACGATAATGGACATGCTCAGTGAATAATATGTGAAGTTGTGAACTTAGACTAGC
The genomic region above belongs to Rhodamnia argentea isolate NSW1041297 chromosome 6, ASM2092103v1, whole genome shotgun sequence and contains:
- the LOC115741539 gene encoding serine/threonine protein phosphatase 2A 55 kDa regulatory subunit B beta isoform-like isoform X1; translation: MNPPSTGGSGAPPLEWKLCQVFGERSPAEEVPGDDVISSVEFDKTGNHLAVGDRGGRVIMFKRKDGKDITHASNQRHLRSQLERLDSGFTWQPEYQYMTEFQSHEPEFDYLKSLEIEEKINKVKWCPMPNGSLFMLSTNDKTIKLWKVKERKMKKVREKHLNPYICPENAVLAERSYLSDQENINFDNGYHAELTEKIALQKLPLHELPGIADNSDDAFARCRKIYARAHDFNINSVSNNSDGETFISADDLRINLWNMEISSQCFNIVDIKPTNMEDLTEVITSAQFHPVHCNLLAYSSSRGFIRLVDMRQSAICDHSARILQDGEQCGSKSFFTEIIASISDIKFAADGRYLMSRDYLNLKLWDLHMGSKPVATFKVHEHLHTRLSDLYDNDSIFDKFDCCLSGDGLHFATGSYSYLLRIFSQGFGSEEGVTVGSRKNPSRSSLPAAPRSRRSSISNLARGFYRQAHENSSSFAIDTPCDLKQKLLHLAWHPTENLIACAAGSSLFMYCA
- the LOC115741539 gene encoding serine/threonine protein phosphatase 2A 55 kDa regulatory subunit B beta isoform-like isoform X3, which codes for MNPPSTGGSGAPPLEWKLCQVFGERSPAEEVPGDDVISSVEFDKTGNHLAVGDRGGRVIMFKRKDGKDRHLRSQLERLDSGFTWQPEYQYMTEFQSHEPEFDYLKSLEIEEKINKVKWCPMPNGSLFMLSTNDKTIKLWKVKERKMKKVREKHLNPYICPENAVLAERSYLSDQENINFDNGYHAELTEKIALQKLPLHELPGIADNSDDAFARCRKIYARAHDFNINSVSNNSDGETFISADDLRINLWNMEISSQCFNIVDIKPTNMEDLTEVITSAQFHPVHCNLLAYSSSRGFIRLVDMRQSAICDHSARILQDGEQCGSKSFFTEIIASISDIKFAADGRYLMSRDYLNLKLWDLHMGSKPVATFKVHEHLHTRLSDLYDNDSIFDKFDCCLSGDGLHFATGSYSYLLRIFSQGFGSEEGVTVGSRKNPSSRSSLPAAPRSRRSSISNLARGFYRQAHENSSSFAIDTPCDLKQKLLHLAWHPTENLIACAAGSSLFMYCA
- the LOC115741539 gene encoding serine/threonine protein phosphatase 2A 55 kDa regulatory subunit B beta isoform-like isoform X2, coding for MNPPSTGGSGAPPLEWKLCQVFGERSPAEEVPGDDVISSVEFDKTGNHLAVGDRGGRVIMFKRKDGKDITHASNQRHLRSQLERLDSGFTWQPEYQYMTEFQSHEPEFDYLKSLEIEEKINKVKWCPMPNGSLFMLSTNDKTIKLWKVKERKMKKVREKHLNPYICPENAVLAERSYLSDQENINFDNGYHAELTEKIALQKLPLHELPGIADNSDDAFARCRKIYARAHDFNINSVSNNSDGETFISADDLRINLWNMEISSQCFNIVDIKPTNMEDLTEVITSAQFHPVHCNLLAYSSSRGFIRLVDMRQSAICDHSARILQDGEQCGSKSFFTEIIASISDIKFAADGRYLMSRDYLNLKLWDLHMGSKPVATFKVHEHLHTRLSDLYDNDSIFDKFDCCLSGDGLHFATGSYSYLLRIFSQGFGSEEGVTVGSRKNPSRLSLPAAPRSRRSSISNLARGFYRQAHENSSSFAIDTPCDLKQKLLHLAWHPTENLIACAAGSSLFMYCA
- the LOC115741539 gene encoding serine/threonine protein phosphatase 2A 55 kDa regulatory subunit B beta isoform-like isoform X4 — encoded protein: MNPPSTGGSGAPPLEWKLCQVFGERSPAEEVPGDDVISSVEFDKTGNHLAVGDRGGRVIMFKRKDGKDRHLRSQLERLDSGFTWQPEYQYMTEFQSHEPEFDYLKSLEIEEKINKVKWCPMPNGSLFMLSTNDKTIKLWKVKERKMKKVREKHLNPYICPENAVLAERSYLSDQENINFDNGYHAELTEKIALQKLPLHELPGIADNSDDAFARCRKIYARAHDFNINSVSNNSDGETFISADDLRINLWNMEISSQCFNIVDIKPTNMEDLTEVITSAQFHPVHCNLLAYSSSRGFIRLVDMRQSAICDHSARILQDGEQCGSKSFFTEIIASISDIKFAADGRYLMSRDYLNLKLWDLHMGSKPVATFKVHEHLHTRLSDLYDNDSIFDKFDCCLSGDGLHFATGSYSYLLRIFSQGFGSEEGVTVGSRKNPSRSSLPAAPRSRRSSISNLARGFYRQAHENSSSFAIDTPCDLKQKLLHLAWHPTENLIACAAGSSLFMYCA